A region from the Triticum urartu cultivar G1812 chromosome 1, Tu2.1, whole genome shotgun sequence genome encodes:
- the LOC125509962 gene encoding AAA-ATPase At2g46620, whose amino-acid sequence MPLDGGAAAVMFLAYAALAVAALRAVLSYKSAAHAARRLWRWADEWAQAYQYYEVPRFAAAGGNDGAENPLFRKAAAYVASLPSLEDADAACVLSSASKSNDFSLQLGPGHTAHDAFLGARLAWTNRGERLLLRVRRHDRTRVLRPYLQHVESVADEMELRRRELRLYANTGAVAPRWASVPFTHPATLDTVAMDPELKTRVRSDLESFLKGRAYYHRLGRVWRRSYLLYGPPGTGKSTFAAAMARFLGYDVYDIDLSRAGTDDLRALLLDTAPRSLILVEDLDRYLRGGDGETSAARAARVLGFMDGLSSCCGEERVMVFTMSGGKEGVDPAVLRPGRLDVHIHFTMCDFDGFKALASNYLGLKDHKLYPQVEEGFHAGARLSPAELGEIMLANRGSPSRALRTVISALQHVVAPRTSSAARPPRLTSRSSGHLEESSPAAAESQSPGGGGFGKDAPMREFKKLYGLIKIRSRKEGGVVPVDDTASANGRGSDASTEKDR is encoded by the coding sequence ATGCCGCTggacggcggggcggcggcggtcaTGTTCCTGGCGTACGCGGCCCTGGCCGTGGCGGCGCTGCGGGCGGTGCTGTCCTACAAGTCGGCGGCGCACGCGGCGCGCCGGCTGTGGCGGTGGGCGGACGAGTGGGCGCAGGCGTACCAGTACTACGAGGTGCCGCgcttcgccgccgccggcggcAACGACGGGGCCGAGAACCCGCTCTTCCGCAAGGCGGCGGCCTACGTGGCGTCGCTGCCGTCGCTCGAGGACGCGGACGCCGCCTGCGTGCTCTCCTCCGCCAGCAAGAGCAACGACTTCTCGCTGCAGCTCGGCCCCGGCCACACCGCGCACGACGCCTTCCTCGGCGCACGCCTCGCGTGGACCAACCGCGGGGAGCGCCTCCTCCTCCGCGTGCGCCGCCATGACCGCACGCGCGTGCTGCGCCCCTACCTGCAGCACGTCGAGTCCGTCGCCGACGAGATGGAGCTGCGCCGCCGCGAGCTGCGCCTCTACGCCAACACCGGCGCCGTCGCTCCGCGCTGGGCGTCGGTGCCCTTCACCCACCCGGCCACGCTGGACACGGTGGCCATGGACCCGGAGCTCAAGACCCGCGTCCGCTCCGACCTGGAGAGCTTCCTCAAGGGCCGCGCCTACTACCACCGGCTGGGCCGCGTCTGGCGCCGGAGCTACCTGCTCTACGGACCCCCCGGCACGGGCAAGTCCACGTTCGCGGCGGCGATGGCGAGGTTCCTCGGCTACGACGTCTACGACATCGACCTCTCCCGCGCTGGCACCGACGACCTCCGCGCGCTGCTCCTGGACACGGCCCCGCGGTCGCTCATCCTCGTGGAGGACCTCGACCGGTACCTGCGCGGCGGCGACGGGGAGACGTCGGCGGCGCGGGCCGCCAGGGTGCTGGGATTCATGGACGGGCTGTCGTCGTGCTGCGGCGAGGAGCGCGTGATGGTGTTCACCATGAGCGGCGGCAAGGAGGGCGTGGACCCGGCCGTGCTGCGGCCGGGGAGGCTGGACGTGCACATCCACTTCACCATGTGCGACTTCGACGGCTTCAAGGCGCTGGCCAGCAACTACCTGGGCCTCAAGGACCACAAGCTGTACCCGCAGGTGGAGGAGGGCTTCCACGCCGGCGCGCGCCTGAGCCCGGCCGAGCTCGGCGAGATCATGCTCGCCAACCGCGGGTCCCCGAGCCGCGCGCTCCGCACCGTCATCAGCGCGCTGCAGCACGTGGTGGCGCCGCGGACGAGCTCCGCGGCGCGGCCGCCCAGGCTGACCTCAAGATCGTCCGGGCACCTCGAGGAGTCCAGCCCGGCGGCGGCAGAGAGCCAGTCGCCGGGGGGCGGGGGGTTCGGGAAGGACGCGCCGATGAGGGAGTTCAAGAAGCTGTACGGGCTGATCAAGATCAGGAGCCGCAAGGAGGGCGGCGTGGTGCCGGTGGACGACACGGCGTCGGCGAACGGGCGGGGCAGCGACGCCAGCACCGAGAAGGACCGGTGA